The DNA window CGTCCCGGTCACCGTCGAGACGGTCGGCGCGATCGAAGCTTACAACTGCGTGACCGTCCTCTCCCGCGTGTCCGGCGAGATCCTCGAGCGCCATTTCCGCGAAGGGCAGGCCGTCGCGGCCGGGGATCTGCTCTTCAGCATCGATCCCGGCCCCTTCCGGCAGAAGCTCAAGGATGCCGAGAGCCAGCTCGTCAAAGACGAGGTGCTGTTCAAGTACAACAAGGCCGAGGCCGGCCGTTTCGCCTACCTCTTCGAGCACGGAGTGGCCTCCCGCTCCGATTTCGAGAAGAACCAGTCCGCGAGCGCCGCTTTGGAGCAGATGGTCGAGTCCGGGCGGGCCGCGGTGGAGCAGGCCAGGCTCAACCTGTCCTATTGCGAGATCCGCTCCCCGATCTCGGGCCGGGCCGGGAACTATCTAGCCAACAAGGGCGCGGTCGTGGACGCCTACAAGACCCCGCTCGTCGTGGTCAATCAGACCCATCCGGCGAAGGTCGCCTTCTCCGTGCCCGAAAAGCATCTGCTCGACTTGAAGAAGCTGATCGCCTCGGCCGCGCCGGCCGTGTCGGTCTCCGTGCCGGAGACCACCTTGCAGCGCGACGGGGGCAAGATCTCCTTCCTGGATAACTCGGTGGACAAGACCAGCGGAATGATCCGGCTCAAGGCCGAGTTCCCCAACCAGGACGCCGCGCTCTGGCCCGGCCAGTTCGTGCGCGTCGTTCTGCTCCTGGAGACCTTGCCCGACGCCTTGGTCGCGCCGACCGAGGCCGTGCAGACCAACCCGCAGGGCGCCTACGTCTTCGTCGTGGCTCCCGACCGTACGGCCCAACTGCGGACGGTCGTGGTGAGCCAGACCTGCGGGCTCCTCTCCGTGATTAGCAGGGGCCTGCGGCCCGGCGAGACCGTGGTCACGGACGGCCAGAACAAGCTCAAGCACGGCCGCAAGGTCAAGGCCGTGGCCGCGGAGGCCTCGGCAGGAAAGGCCGGCTCATGACGCGCCGGACCGGCTGAGGGGCCGTGAACCTCTCCGAGAGCTGGATCCGCCGTCCGGTCATGACCACCTTGGTCATGGGCGGCATCCTCTTCTTCGGCCTGCTCAGCTACCGCCAGCTGCCGATCAACAACCTGCCGGACGTGGACTTCCCGACCGTCAGCGTCACGGCCAACCTCCCCGGGGCCAACCCCGAGACCATGGCCTCCACCGTGGCCACCCCGCTGGAGAAGCAGTTCTCCACCATCGCGGGCATCGAGTCCATGACCTCGGCCAGCACGTTGGGCTCCACCACCATCAACATCCAGTTCTCCTTGAACCGCAAGATCGACGCGGCCGCGCTCGATGTCAACTCCGCCATCGCCGCGGCCATGGGCGTGCTGCCGCGCAACATGCCCAACCCGCCGACCTACCAGAAGGTCAACCCCGCGGACATGCCCATCATCTTTTTGGCCGTGACCTCGGAGAGCCTGCCCGTGACCGCGCTCAACGACTTCGCGGAGAACGTGCTCATCGCGCACCTCTCCTCCGTGGACGGCGTGGCCTTGGTGGACTCGGTCCCGCCGCAGAGGTACGCCGTCCGTGTGCAGGTCAACCCCGAGCGCCTGGCCGACCACGGCATCGGCATCGACGAGGTGGCCTCGGCGCTCAAGAAGGGCAACGTGAACATGCCCGTGGGGACCCTGGACGGCCCCCGCTCCGCCTACACCTTGGACTCCAACGGCCAACTGCGCAGCGCCAAGGAGTTCAACTCGCTCATCGTCGCCTACCAGAACGGCTACCCCTTGCGGATCCAGGACCTGGGGCGGGCCATCGACGGGGTGGAGAACGACCGCACCGGGATGACTTATTACAAGGGCGGCAAGAAGCACTTGGGCCTGGTCCTGCGCGTGCGCAAGCAGATCGGGGCCAACACCGTGGCGGTGGCAGACCGGATCAAGGCCAAGCTCCCGGCCCTGCGCGCGGCCATGCCCGGGGCCGTGGACCTGGACCTCGTCTACGACCAGTCGGACTTCATCCGGGAATCGATCAATGACGTCCAGCTCACCATGGTCGCCACCATCGTCCTGGTCGTGGTGGTCATCTTCCTTTTCATCCGGGCTCTCAAGCCGACCATCATCCCGAGCCTGGTCGTGCCGCTCTCCTTGGTGGCGGTGTTCCCGCTCATGGGCTTGCTCGGCTACACCCTCAACAACCTCTCCCTCATGGCCCTGACCCTCTCCATCGGCTTCGTGGTGGACGACGCGGTCGTGGTCCTGGAGAACATCATCCGCCGCATGGAGGCGGGGGAGACCGCCGAGGAGGCGGCGCTGCGGGGCTCGCGCGAGATCGGCTTCACGGTCCTGTCCATGACCGTGTCCTTGGCCATCGTCTTCGTGCCCATCATGTTCATGGGCGGCATCCTGGGCCGGCTGTTCCGGGAGTTCTCCGTGTGCATCACGGCCGCGATCCTGTGCTCGGGCTTCCTGTCTTTGACCTTGACCCCGATGCTCGCCAGCCGACTGCTCGCGGGCTTCACCCAATCCTCGCAGGGCCGCTTCTTCTCGGCTTTGGAGCGGGGCTTCGAGGCCATGCGCCAGGGCTACGCCCGGTCCTTGGCCTGGACCATGCGCCGCCGCCGCCAGGCCCTGATCTTCACGGCGGTGGTGACGGTCGCCATGATCCTCGTGTTCAAGGCTTTGCCCAAGGGCTTTCTGCCCACCCAGGACCAGTATTTCTTCCGCATCTTCTCCCAGGTGGACGACAAGACCTCCTACATCGACATGGCCCGCCACCAGGAGCTCCTGGACGAGGCCCTGCTCCAGGACCCGGACGTGGCCTCGGCCGAGTTCTGCTCGATCGTGGGCTTCGGCGGCGACAACAAGGCCTTGGTCTTCGTGAGCCTCAAGCCCCGCAGCCAGCGCCGGCACTCGGTCGACGAGATCATCGCGCGCCTGCGGCCCAAGCTCAACGCGGTGCCGGGGCTGGTGGTCTCGCTGGTCAACCCTCCGGTCATCACCATCGGCTCGCGGCTGGCCACGGCCCAGTGGCAGTTCACCCTGCAATCGACCGACCTCGACGACCTCTACAAGCACGGCGCCTTGATGGAGGACAAGATCCGCAAGATGCCGGCTTTGACCGACGTCAAGTCGGACCTGGAGATCCGCAAGCCCAAGCTGGCCATCGAGGTGGACCGGGACAAGGCCTCCTTGCTGGGCGTGACCTTGGAGCAGGTCCAGGACGCATTCTACTCGGCCTACGGGGCGCGGCAGGTCTCCATCATCTACGCCCCGACCAACTTCTACTACGTGATCCTGGAGGTGGAGCCCCGGTTCCGGCAGGAGCCGCTCTCCCTTCAGAAGCTCTACATCAGGTCCTCGGGCGGCAGCCTGATCCCCCTGGGCACCGTGGCCCGGGTCACCGAGACCGTCTCGCCCCTCTCGGTCAACCACTCGGGGCAGATCCCGGCCGCCACCATCGCGTTCAACCTCAAGCCCGGCCAGTCCATCGGCCCGGTGATCGAGGAATTGAAGCGCTACGCCCACGAGACCCTGCCGGCGACCATCAGCACGAGCTTCCAGGGCACGGCGCAGGCCTTCCAGTCCTCCCTGTCCAGCATGGGCTTCTTGCTCGTGGTCACCGTGGTCCTCATCTACCTGGTGCTGGGCATCCTCTACGAGAGCTTCATCCACCCCCTGACCATCCTGACCGCCCTGCCGCTGGCCGGCTTCGGGGCGCTGGCGGCCCTGTGGCTGCTGCGCATGGAGCTCGACATGTACGCCTACGTCGGCATCATCATGCTGGTGGGCATCGTCAAGAAGAACGGCATCATGATGGTGGACTTCGCTCTGGAGGCGGAGCGCTCCCAGCAGCTCGGCAGCGAGGCCGCCATCACCCAGGCCTGCCTGGCGCGCTTCCGGCCGATCCTCATGACCACGCTGGCGGCCATCTTCGGCACCCTGCCCATCGCCCTGGGCCTGGGCGCGGGCGGCGAAGCCCGCCAGCCCCTCGGCGTCGCCGTGGTCGGCGGGCTCCTCTTCTCCCAGCTCTTCACCCTCTACATCACGCCGGTCTTCTATGTCTACATGGACGGGCTCTCGAGGCGGCTGGGCAAACGGCCAGGAGGCGCTCCTTGAAACGCGACGCGGACAGCCTGTTCAGCCCGTCATTCCCGTTCCACAAGCTCCTCTGCGAACAGGCGCGGCTCTTCGCCGAGAGCGCCGCGGCCTTGGCCGCGGTCCTGCAGGACGGCGGCGATATCTCCGAGAAATGCTCCCGGGTCCACGCCGTCGCGGGCGCGGCCGAGGCGGGCGCGCGCGAGGTGGCCCGCCAGCTCTCGCTCACCTTCCTCCTGCCGCGCGACCGCGACGACATCCACGAGCTCAACCTCGCCTTCTCCTCCTGCATCCAGGCGGCCAAGGCCGTGGCCGTCCGGGTCGGCCTTTACGGCCTCAGCCAGGTCCGCGGCCCGGCCCGGGAGCTGGCCGCGGACATCGTGGCGATGGCCTCGGCGATCGAACAGATGCTCCGGATCATGAACCGCGGCCAGGGCGTGGAGGCGCAGGTCCGCGGCGTCGCCCAGGCGCGGGAGGAAGCGGACCGGTTCCTCCTGGTCGGCCTGGGCGAGCTCTACGAGCTGCCCGCCTCCCGGCCCGAGGGCGTGCTCGAGATCGTCAAGTGGTCCCACGTCTACGACCGGATCGAGGCGGTGATCGACCGCGCCGAGCGCGTGGCCCAGATCATCGAGGGCATCGCGCTCAAGCGCGTGTGACGCTCGCCCCTACTTCTCGAGCCACTTGAGCTCGACCCGGCGGTTCATCAATCGGCCGGCCGGCGTCTTGTTGTCCGTGATCGGCACGGAGGGGCCGTAACCGTTGGCCACCAGCCTGTCCCTCTCGATGCCCTGGGACACGAGGTAGTCGACCACGGACTGCGCCCTGGCCTGCGAGAGCTTCACGTTGGCGGCATCGGGACCGATGTCGTCCGTGTGTCCCTGGACCTCCACCTTCACGTCCGGGAACTCGGCCAGCTCTTGCGCCACGAACTCCAGAACCTCCTGGGAGCCTGACGTCAGCGCGGCCTTCCCGAACTCGAAGACCACCCCCTGCAAGACGCCGCGGGACTTGGTCACCAGCGGGCAGCCCATCTCGTCCACTTTGGTCCCCCGGGGTGTGTCGGGGCACTTGTCCGCGGGGTCCGGGACGCCGTCGCCGTCGCTGTCCACGATCACCGGGCAGCCTTTTTCGTCGACCTCGGTCCCAGCCGGCGTGTCCGGGCACTGGTCGATGCCGTCGGGCACGCCGTCATGGTCGGAGTCGATCGGCTTCTCGGGCGCGCGGACGGCGTCCGCCGGCGGCCGGCCTCCGAAGAAGAACGACACCCCGCCCGTCGCTTCGACGTTGTGCTGGCGCTCGGAAGCCAGTTTGTCGATCTCCGTATAGATGTAGCGGCCGTCGACCCGCAGGGCGAGCCAGTCGGTGAAGAACCAGTGGAAGCCCAGGCCGGCGTTCACGCCCAGGTCGTCTGAGGTGTAGGATTGACCGACCACCGTGCGTTCCCAGCCCGGCCCCAAGGCCAGGAAGGGCCGGAACGGTTTCCCGGGCAGGAAGTGATACAGCAGGTCGAACCGGAAGGATTGGATCGAGGCGCCGTCATTGGCGCGCAACGCGCGATCGGTCTTGGTGAACAGCCACTGATAGGAGGGCTCAAGGCTGATGCTGGCAACGAGCCAGTACGCGATCCTGCCGCCCACGAGACCGCTGTCCTTGAGATGGTCCGTCCCGTAGTCGTCGAGAAGGAAGCCCTGGCCGCCGTACGCGCCCAACTCCCAGGCACCCTGCTTGCCTCCATCGGCCGCCGCCGCCGGAGCCGACAGAAAGACCGCGAGTCCCAGAGCGCCCAGGAATCTCCTACGCATCATCCCTCCGAGTCCGAAAGTTCAGAAACGCTCCCACCTGCGATATAATAGCTCATCCCGGCCCCCAAGGGGGCCGGGAGAAGGACGACAGCTCATGATAAGGCCCTGGACCGAGGACGTGGTCTACATGATCCTCATCGACCGCTTCCACCGGGGAGGGAACCCGGCCCTGCCCCCCGAGCCCCCCTTCCATGGCGGCAACCTCGCGGGCGTGCGCGAGAAGCTCGACTACCTCGGAGACCTCGGCGTGACGGCCCTCTGGCTGAGCCCGGTGTACCAGAACCAGCGCGACGGCTACCACGGCTACTGGCCCGTGGACTTCTACGCGGTCGACCCGCGCTTCGGGACGCTGGCCGAGCTCCAGGAGCTGGTGCGGGAGTGCCATGGGCGGGGCCTCAAGGTCCTGCTCGACATGGTCCTCAACCACGCGGGCTACGACCATCCCATGGCGCGCGACCCGCGCACCCGCGCCTGGTTCCACCACGGGGGCGAGATCCGCTGGTTCGACCAGAAGAGCCTGGAGCGCGGCTCCTTGCACGGCCTGCCCGACTTCGCCCAGGAGAAAGACGAGGTCGCGCGCTACCTCATCGACATGTCGCTGTGGTGGCGGGAGCAGACCGGGGTGGACGGCTTCCGCCTGGACGCGGTCAAGCACGTGCCCGCCGCCTTCTGGAAGCGCTTCAGCCGCGAGCTCCACGCCCGGGCCGGACCGGATTTCCTGCTCCTGGGCGAGGTGCTGCGCGGCATCCCGCGCTACATCGCGCGCTACCAGCGCGAGGACGGCATCGACTCCCTCTTCGACGTGCCCTTCGCCGACACGGTGCGCAGCGCCTTGAGCCGCGACAGCGAGGAGCCCGGCGCGAGCTTGCTGCAGCGCCTGCGCGAGCTTCGGCGCGAGTGGCGCACCATGCTCTTCAACGAGATCCTGCGCAAGCTCTGCGCTGGCCGCCCGACCGACATGCGCTGGTTCTCCGACCTGGCGCACTCCGAGCGAGCCTACGCGCGGCCCGAGCTTCTGGCCCCCTTCATAGACAACCACGACATGAGCCGCTTCGCCAGCGAGGCCCAGCCCTCCCTGCCGCGCCTGAGGATGGCCTTGGCGCTGCTGATGACCTGGCGCGGGATACCGGTGCTCACCTACGGCACCGAGTCCGGCATGCCGGGCCGGACCCACGGAGACCACCGGGGGCCCATGCGCTTCGGCGCGGCCCCCGAACTGCACGCCGACCTGCGCGCCCTCATCCGTCTGCGCCGCGCGACGCCCGCCCTCACCGCGGGGAGCCAGCGCCAGGTCTTCGCGGACCGGGAGGTCTACGCTTTCCTGAGGGAGGCTCCGGAGAGCCGCGTGCTGGTGGCGCTCAATAATTCCAGCCTGCACCAGCGGCGCGCGCTCGAACTTCCCGAAGGGGCGCCGACCGGAGCTTGGCGCGACGCGCTCGGCGGCGAGGAGTTCCACGTCCCAGGCCGGGCTTTGGACCTGCGCTTGGAGCCCCGCAGCGCGCGCATCCTCGTTGCGAGCCGCCGCTGACTCCGCCCGCTACTTCTTCGGGCCGGGCTTGCGCTGAGCCGGGGCGGCCCGGGTCGGCTTGGGCGCCGGTCGGGCGGCCTGGAGGCCGGGCTGGGGCTCCACTTTGGCGACCGAGAATTGGGATATGCGGCTTTGGAACTGGTCGTACTGGATGCGCAGACAGAACAGGCTCAGGTCCACGATGAGGAGCCCGAGGCAGATGACCCCCGTGGTGTGGAGGAGCACCTTCCACAGCTTCTTGTCCGCGGCATACACGGCGAAGGCCCAGCGGATGTTGTAGACGACGATTGGCACAAGGAGCAGCCAAGTGAAGAGTATTTTGGTCGGTGGGCTGAACATTTTATCCTGTCTCCCGGTCCCGGGTTGATGCGTCGTCCTGTAGAGAGGATACAATGGCTGGCGAGGCAAGTCAACCGAGCGCAGGACCTCGCCAGCCGCGCACTGGCGTAGAGCGTGTCTTCCATCTATACTAAGGATATGTTCCCCGCGGGCGCGCAGCGATGCCTCCTGGCGGCCCTGCTGCTGGCCGCGGCCCCGGCGCGGGCCGCGACCTCGCGCGCGGCTGCGGAAGCCGTCACCGAGGCGCATCTCTCCGGCCAAGTCGGCTCGGACCTCGCGGTCCCCAAGGTCCAGCTTCAGATCCCGGCCGTCGGCCTGACGCTCGCCCCGGCCTTGCGCGCGCCCCTGCTCGCGCCCCAGGTGACGCCGACGCCCCTGCCCGCGCCGGCGCCGGGGCTCACGGCGGCCGCGCCTTTGTCCCCGGCGGTCCAGTTGGCCGAGGGCGTCAAGACCTCGGCCGTTGCCGCCCAGGCGGAGCCGGGGGACGCGCCCGAATCGGAAGAGTCCCTCACGCAGGCCGGGCGGGTGGTCTTCGACCAGGCCCAGGCCGCCCCGGCCCAAGATGCGGCCCCGGTGACGGCCCAGCCCTTCTCCTTGGGCCGGTGGCTGGGCGGCCTGCTCAAGCGCGGCGACCAGGTCCCGCCTTGGCCCGGCCGCGCCGGAGACAAGCTCCGCGTGGGCGGTCGGAGCTTCACGCTCGCTGACCGGCTCGGCGAAGGCAACAGCTCCGTGGTGTACCGGGCCGAGGGCGGCCGCTACGGCTACGCGGTCAAGCTCATCCATCCGGAGTTCAAGGACATCCCCTACTACGGGGCCGAAGCCGAGGCCCTCAAGCTCCTGGACCTCACGGACATCCCGCACGCCCGGCTCGCGGCCCGCAGCGAGGACGGCCTGGTCGTGGTCAAGGAGGTGGTGCCCGGGGAGACCGGCGCGGCTCTGCTCAAGCGCGGTCCGCTGAGCCAGCACTCCCAGGACAACCTGGCCGAGCTGGCCGCGCGCCTGCTGGCCATCGGCTACACCGGCGACCTGGCCCCGGGCAACCTGGTCTGGAACCATTGGGAGAGCGCCTGGACCCTCGTAGACGGCGGCGGCTTCCGCATGGCCCATCCGCGCGAGACGCTCAAGCAGCTCCTGCAGAGCGGCTTCTTCGCCCCCGGCCAGGCCGACCCGGGCAGCTTCCTGGCCGCTGTGCGCGGGCGCCTGGGGCCCGGCTCCGAGGCCTGGGCCAAGGTCGTGAGCGATGCCGCGGCCGAGCCCGCGCTCGCGCCGGCCTTCGCCGCTCTGGCCGCGGCCGACCGCGCGGCACCGGCCGCTCCGAAGCTGGAGTTCTCGCCCGGCCGCGCCGCCAAGGGCCTGGACGATTCCTGGCTGGCTCCGCAGGAGGCGCGCAAGCGCCTGGGCTTCGACCCGCAGACCGTGAAGGAGCGCTTCAACCTGCATTCCGACGACCCAGGCAAGCTCAACACCGAGGTGCGCCAGCTGAACCTGCCCGACGGCCGGGTCCTGGTGAGCAAGCGCTCCAGCGCGGAGATCATCCGCAACGAGGTCTTCATCCGCCGCGTCGTCCGCCGCTGGTTCGGCCGCTACTTCGACACCCCGGCCTCCGTGGCCTATCCCCTGGGCGGCGGCGAGGCTCTGATGGTCATGGAGCGCAGCCCCGGCGGCAGGTCCTACCTGGACACCAGGCTTTCCTTGCCCCAGCGCGCGGCCCTCGCGGTC is part of the Elusimicrobiota bacterium genome and encodes:
- a CDS encoding efflux RND transporter periplasmic adaptor subunit, translating into MKALGRAVLAAALVSGCAKAKAPPLPEVPVRVGQVSRMRVPVTVETVGAIEAYNCVTVLSRVSGEILERHFREGQAVAAGDLLFSIDPGPFRQKLKDAESQLVKDEVLFKYNKAEAGRFAYLFEHGVASRSDFEKNQSASAALEQMVESGRAAVEQARLNLSYCEIRSPISGRAGNYLANKGAVVDAYKTPLVVVNQTHPAKVAFSVPEKHLLDLKKLIASAAPAVSVSVPETTLQRDGGKISFLDNSVDKTSGMIRLKAEFPNQDAALWPGQFVRVVLLLETLPDALVAPTEAVQTNPQGAYVFVVAPDRTAQLRTVVVSQTCGLLSVISRGLRPGETVVTDGQNKLKHGRKVKAVAAEASAGKAGS
- a CDS encoding efflux RND transporter permease subunit — encoded protein: MNLSESWIRRPVMTTLVMGGILFFGLLSYRQLPINNLPDVDFPTVSVTANLPGANPETMASTVATPLEKQFSTIAGIESMTSASTLGSTTINIQFSLNRKIDAAALDVNSAIAAAMGVLPRNMPNPPTYQKVNPADMPIIFLAVTSESLPVTALNDFAENVLIAHLSSVDGVALVDSVPPQRYAVRVQVNPERLADHGIGIDEVASALKKGNVNMPVGTLDGPRSAYTLDSNGQLRSAKEFNSLIVAYQNGYPLRIQDLGRAIDGVENDRTGMTYYKGGKKHLGLVLRVRKQIGANTVAVADRIKAKLPALRAAMPGAVDLDLVYDQSDFIRESINDVQLTMVATIVLVVVVIFLFIRALKPTIIPSLVVPLSLVAVFPLMGLLGYTLNNLSLMALTLSIGFVVDDAVVVLENIIRRMEAGETAEEAALRGSREIGFTVLSMTVSLAIVFVPIMFMGGILGRLFREFSVCITAAILCSGFLSLTLTPMLASRLLAGFTQSSQGRFFSALERGFEAMRQGYARSLAWTMRRRRQALIFTAVVTVAMILVFKALPKGFLPTQDQYFFRIFSQVDDKTSYIDMARHQELLDEALLQDPDVASAEFCSIVGFGGDNKALVFVSLKPRSQRRHSVDEIIARLRPKLNAVPGLVVSLVNPPVITIGSRLATAQWQFTLQSTDLDDLYKHGALMEDKIRKMPALTDVKSDLEIRKPKLAIEVDRDKASLLGVTLEQVQDAFYSAYGARQVSIIYAPTNFYYVILEVEPRFRQEPLSLQKLYIRSSGGSLIPLGTVARVTETVSPLSVNHSGQIPAATIAFNLKPGQSIGPVIEELKRYAHETLPATISTSFQGTAQAFQSSLSSMGFLLVVTVVLIYLVLGILYESFIHPLTILTALPLAGFGALAALWLLRMELDMYAYVGIIMLVGIVKKNGIMMVDFALEAERSQQLGSEAAITQACLARFRPILMTTLAAIFGTLPIALGLGAGGEARQPLGVAVVGGLLFSQLFTLYITPVFYVYMDGLSRRLGKRPGGAP
- a CDS encoding DUF47 family protein → MKRDADSLFSPSFPFHKLLCEQARLFAESAAALAAVLQDGGDISEKCSRVHAVAGAAEAGAREVARQLSLTFLLPRDRDDIHELNLAFSSCIQAAKAVAVRVGLYGLSQVRGPARELAADIVAMASAIEQMLRIMNRGQGVEAQVRGVAQAREEADRFLLVGLGELYELPASRPEGVLEIVKWSHVYDRIEAVIDRAERVAQIIEGIALKRV
- a CDS encoding OmpA family protein → MRRRFLGALGLAVFLSAPAAAADGGKQGAWELGAYGGQGFLLDDYGTDHLKDSGLVGGRIAYWLVASISLEPSYQWLFTKTDRALRANDGASIQSFRFDLLYHFLPGKPFRPFLALGPGWERTVVGQSYTSDDLGVNAGLGFHWFFTDWLALRVDGRYIYTEIDKLASERQHNVEATGGVSFFFGGRPPADAVRAPEKPIDSDHDGVPDGIDQCPDTPAGTEVDEKGCPVIVDSDGDGVPDPADKCPDTPRGTKVDEMGCPLVTKSRGVLQGVVFEFGKAALTSGSQEVLEFVAQELAEFPDVKVEVQGHTDDIGPDAANVKLSQARAQSVVDYLVSQGIERDRLVANGYGPSVPITDNKTPAGRLMNRRVELKWLEK
- a CDS encoding alpha-amylase family glycosyl hydrolase gives rise to the protein MIRPWTEDVVYMILIDRFHRGGNPALPPEPPFHGGNLAGVREKLDYLGDLGVTALWLSPVYQNQRDGYHGYWPVDFYAVDPRFGTLAELQELVRECHGRGLKVLLDMVLNHAGYDHPMARDPRTRAWFHHGGEIRWFDQKSLERGSLHGLPDFAQEKDEVARYLIDMSLWWREQTGVDGFRLDAVKHVPAAFWKRFSRELHARAGPDFLLLGEVLRGIPRYIARYQREDGIDSLFDVPFADTVRSALSRDSEEPGASLLQRLRELRREWRTMLFNEILRKLCAGRPTDMRWFSDLAHSERAYARPELLAPFIDNHDMSRFASEAQPSLPRLRMALALLMTWRGIPVLTYGTESGMPGRTHGDHRGPMRFGAAPELHADLRALIRLRRATPALTAGSQRQVFADREVYAFLREAPESRVLVALNNSSLHQRRALELPEGAPTGAWRDALGGEEFHVPGRALDLRLEPRSARILVASRR